In Bacteroidales bacterium, the genomic stretch CGCGGATAAAGTGCGCTTTGGGATTGATCTGGTCAAGGTCAAGTGCCCTCCTGGTATATTCAAAAGTATTAGCATAATCTTTAAGTATAAGATAAACTTCAGCCAGTTTCAATAATGCATTCTTATTTACCGGATCAAGTTCTTCCGCTTTCTTTAAAGCTTCCAGGCAGCCAGGTATGCGTCCCATTGACAGGTAGATTTCCGAAAGAGTCACGAAATAGTCCGACTTTTTCTCATCCAGTTGTATAGCCTTATTGATATCTGCCAGTGCTCTATTTATATCTTTCTGTTCAAGATAATAACGTGAACGAAAGTAATAATGCTCCGGGTTAAGAGAATCAGAATGAATTTTCTCATTCAGGGCCCCTAATTCCAATGGAAGGGTAGTAGAATTTTGTACAGTGGCCATTTTCTTTTCATTAACTGGCCGACATGAAGACAGTAAAAGGCTGAAAATAAGTAAAATCCAAACAAGGATTAAGTTCTTCATCCTCCGGTTTTTAAAAAGATGTTATAATAAAATAATCAGACCGGAAAAAGTTTTTCCCGGATTTTTGCTTCCAGTTCATCAGCTAATTCAGGGTTATCCACAAGGAGTTTTTTAACACCATCTCTTCCCTGGCCCAGTTTCGTTTCTCCATAGCTGAACCAGGACCCGCTTTTCTTAATAATGCCTAAATCGGCACCCAGATCAATGATTTCTCCGACACGCGAGATGCCCTGGCCATACATGATATCGAACTCCGCTTTTTTAAAAGGCGGGGCGACTTTATTCTTGACAACTTTTACCTTCACGCGGTTACCAGTACTTTCCTCGCCTTCCTTGATCTGGTTAATTTTTCGTATGTCGAGGCGCACAGAAGCATAGAATTTCAGGGCATGTCCACCGGTTGTCGTTTCCGGATTGCCGAACATCACTCCTATTTTTTCCCTTAACTGGTTGATAAAAATGCAGCAGGAGCCTGTCTTACCGATATTGGCAGTAAGTTTCCGAAGCGCCTGCGACATCAGCCTGGCTTGCAAACCCATTTTAGAGTCGCCCATTTCACCTTCGATCTCACTTTTGGGTGTGAGGGCTGCCACCGAGTCGATCACAATGATATCAATGGCACCCGACCTGATCAGGTTATCCACGATCTCAAGAGCCTGTTCCCCGTTATCCGGCTGGGATATCAGCAGGTTGTCGATGTCGATGCCCAGCTTTTGTGCGTAAAAACGGTCGAAAGCATGCTCCGCATCGATAAATGCTGCTATTCCGCCCAACTTCTGTGCCTCGGCAATAGCATGGAGTGCGAGTGTGGTTTTACCGCTGGATTCCGGGCCATATATCTCAGTAACCCTTCCCCTGGGAAGCCCGCCAACTCCTAATGCTGCGTCCAGCCCAATGGATCCTGTCGGAATAAAAGGGATATTTTCTGCCGGGGTATCCCCGAGTTTCATAATGGTCCCCTTACCATACTGCTTCTCGATATTGCCCAGGGTCATCTCCAGGGCTTTCATCTTCTCTTGCCTGATCTGGTCAATATTATTCTCTCCACCCATAATAAAAGATTTAAAAGTTATTATTTAATCAACCTCTGCCAGAATTTGGTCAGAATGGTTCTTTGTTTGCACTTTATCAAAGATCTTAAATATATCACCAACTTTCAGTTTCATATTTTTAAATATTAAAGCTTAGGGGTACACAAAAATATTCATTTTAAGCATCGCGGGCATCCTATTATCCTTATAAATTATCATTGATTACCAACATACATGGAAGCGTTTCAGATAATTTTTTTCTTTTCCTGCATCTCATAATACTTGCAAAACTGACTGATTCCGCAGACCTCGCACTTTGGCCGCCTGGCCTGGCAGACATATCTCCCGTGCAGGATCAGCCAATGGTGTGCCAAAGAAATCTTATCCTCCGGTATGTATCGTACTAACTGTAATTCCGTCTGTAGCGGGTTCTTAGCCCGGTATGTGAGGCCAATTCTTGCCGCAACCCTGAATACATGGGTATCTACTGCAAGTTTCGGCTGGTTAAATGCCACTGATGCCATCACGTGAGCAGTTTTTCTTCCTACACCCGGTAATTTCTGAAGATGCTCCACATCCGATGGCACCGTTCCGTTATAGTCTTCTACGATCATCCTGGCCATCCCGGCAAGATGCCTGGTTTTATTATTCGGATAGGAACAACTTTTTATCAACTCAAAAACCTCCTCTTCTTTGGCGACTGCCAGCATATCCACGGATGGAAAGCGCTTAAAGAACACCGGAGTAATGATGTTGACCCGTTTATCCGTGCATTGAGCCGATAATATAACTGAAACCAGCAATTCATAAGGGGAAGAATATACCAGTTCAGTTTCCGCGACTGGTTGATTCAATGTAAAATACTCCAGGATTTTTTTATATCGCTCAGCTTTCTTCAAAGTTTTCTATAGGTTAATCGGGATTTTGCAAAAATATACCCGTTCTGTTGAAAAAAAAATGAGGTTGCCTCAAAATCTCTTTTAAGACAACCCCGCATGTAATTAATTTCCTTTAATTAGCCAGTTGATAGATTGTACCGGCTATCCTGGTCTTCAGTATGTTCAACGCGCTGGAATACCTGATCAGGTTCTGAAGGGTTAAGTAACTGGGGCCTTTGTCCCCTTGCTTTTTCCCTGGCGCTCTTTTTTCTATTTGGTTGATTTCCTGAAGATAATGTTGTAAGTCATAAAGAGTAATGGTTTTTTCCATAGGCTACGCGAATATTTTACAGTTCGTATGCGTAACTAACGGTAAAAAACCAGTTAATATTTTAACACCTGATAAATATTTTGAATAAATCAGGCCGAAAGGGTCAGGTTTTTCTCTTTGATGATTTTCCTCAGGTTGATAAGCGCATAGCGCATCCTGCCAAGGGCTGTGTTGATGCTGACTTCTGTAGCATCAGCAATCTCTTTAAAACTCATATTCGAATAATGGCGCATGATCAGGACCTCTTTTTGTTCATCGGGAAGCAGTTCGATCAGTGCCCGCACATCTTCATGGATCTGGTCGGTGATAATCTGTTCTTCGACCGAAGGGTCCGTGATCCTGACCATGTCGAAAATGTCATATTCATCATTGGAGTTGCTGATGACGGGGATTCTTTTTGCACGGCGAAAATAATCAATGATAAGGTTGTGTGCTATCCGCATCACCCATTGGATGAATTTTCCTTCTTCTTTGTAAGAACCGGAACGAATGGTATTGATCACTTTGATAAAAGTATCCTGAAAAATGTCGTCAGCAAGTTGATCGTCTTTCACGACCATCATAATGTAAGAATAAACTTTGCGTTTGTGACGATAGATTAGTTTTTCCAGGCTCTTCTCATTACCGTTTAAATATTTACCAATTAGCTCTTTATCGCTAATTATGGCAGCTTTCATTGTGCCTCCTTTTTTAAGGTGAATAATGATAAAAAAGGGTAAATATTTATTCGATAATGTTCCTCCTCTTCTTTAGATATGAGACAAAAGTAAGAATTTTCTTTCGGTTTTCGTTGACGAAAGAAATGCAAATATAGGAATTAAAAAGAAAAATGCAAGTGAATATTCATAATTTTGCACTTTTCCTAAAAATCAGTTATATATTTTTTGCATGCCGGGCATTGATTTCAGCCAATTTGACACTAAAAAATTTATTCTTGTAAAAGGAGCTTCGGTCAACAACCTGAAGAACATTGATGTGGCTATTCCCCGTAACCGCCTGGTAGTGATTACGGGATTATCCGGATCGGGCAAGTCGTCCCTGGCATTTGACACCCTTTACGCCGATGGGCAGCGGCGTTACGTTGAGAGCCTGAGTGCTTATGCCCGTCAATTCATGGGCAGGATGAGCAAGCCAAAAGTAGAGTATATCAAAGGGATTTCTCCGGCAATCGCGATCGAACAAAAAGTGAACACCCGCAACCCTCGGTCCACTGTCGCCACATCCACCGAGATTTACGATTACATCAAGCTGCTTTATGCAAGAACAGGCAAGACATATTCGCCTGAATCAAACCAGCTCGTTAAACGGCATACGGTCACTGATGTCACTGACTTTATCCTCTCCCAATCAGAAGGCGCCCGCATCACGATTTCATGCCCACTGATCAGGAAGGCAGGCAGGAATCTGACCACAGAGCTTTCTTTATTGCTGCAGCAAGGCTTTAGCCGGTTGATCTCAGGGAAAGATTTTTTCAGGATCGATGATGCGATAGAATCAGGTCAGGTCCCGGATGATAAAAGCCTTAAGATCCTGATCGACCGTTTTGTGATTAACGCGCAGGATGAGGATCTGCCCGGCCGCATATCCGATTCTGTTCAAACCGCATTTTACGAAGGGAATGGAAGCTGTCATCTTGAGATCGATACTGAGGGAAAGATTACCACAAAAAAATTCTCGAACCGTTTTGAACTCGACGGGATTACATTCGAAGAACCTTCTGTCAACCTCTTCAGTTTCAATAATCCTTATGGTGCCTGCAAGAGATGTGAGGGTTTCGGGAGCATTATCGGCATTGATGAAGACCTTGTGGTACCGGATAAGGCGTTGTCGATCTTTGAGGAAGCCATTGCCTGCTGGAAAGGTGAAAAGATGGGGGAATGGAAAGAAGCGCTGGTGATGAACGCATATAAATTCGGTTTCCCGGTCCATAAGCCCTATTATGAGCTGACGGACGAACAACGGCGGTTGCTTTGGACCGGCAACAGTTATTTCAAAGGATTGAATGACTTTTTCCATTATGTGGAAGATCAAACTTATAAGATTCAATACCGGGTCATGCTGTCGCGGTACCGTGGAAAGACTATCTGTCCGGAATGCCATGGCACACGTCTCCGGAAAGACGCAAATTATGTCAAAGTGGGAGGAAAACCTGTAAGTGAAATACTGCTCATGCCGGTTACGGAAGCACTCGCCTTTTTTACCCATATCAGCCTGGATGAACATGAACAAAAGATCGCCCAGCGTTTATTAATAGAAATCGTTACAAGGCTGCAATTCCTTGAAGATGTCGGGCTGGGGTACCTGTCACTTAACCGGCAATCCTCCACCCTATCCGGGGGTGAATCGCAGCGGATCAACCTTGCGACATCGCTCGGCAGCAACCTGGTAGGCTCGATGTATATCCTGGATGAGCCAAGTATCGGGTTACACCCGCGTGACACGCATCGCCTGATCAATGTCCTGATGAACCTGCGTAACCTGGGCAATTCCGTGATCGTTGTCGAACATGATGAAGAGATCATCCGATCGTCGGATTATAT encodes the following:
- a CDS encoding sigma-70 family RNA polymerase sigma factor, giving the protein MKAAIISDKELIGKYLNGNEKSLEKLIYRHKRKVYSYIMMVVKDDQLADDIFQDTFIKVINTIRSGSYKEEGKFIQWVMRIAHNLIIDYFRRAKRIPVISNSNDEYDIFDMVRITDPSVEEQIITDQIHEDVRALIELLPDEQKEVLIMRHYSNMSFKEIADATEVSINTALGRMRYALINLRKIIKEKNLTLSA
- the recA gene encoding recombinase RecA; the protein is MGGENNIDQIRQEKMKALEMTLGNIEKQYGKGTIMKLGDTPAENIPFIPTGSIGLDAALGVGGLPRGRVTEIYGPESSGKTTLALHAIAEAQKLGGIAAFIDAEHAFDRFYAQKLGIDIDNLLISQPDNGEQALEIVDNLIRSGAIDIIVIDSVAALTPKSEIEGEMGDSKMGLQARLMSQALRKLTANIGKTGSCCIFINQLREKIGVMFGNPETTTGGHALKFYASVRLDIRKINQIKEGEESTGNRVKVKVVKNKVAPPFKKAEFDIMYGQGISRVGEIIDLGADLGIIKKSGSWFSYGETKLGQGRDGVKKLLVDNPELADELEAKIREKLFPV
- the uvrA gene encoding excinuclease ABC subunit UvrA, coding for MPGIDFSQFDTKKFILVKGASVNNLKNIDVAIPRNRLVVITGLSGSGKSSLAFDTLYADGQRRYVESLSAYARQFMGRMSKPKVEYIKGISPAIAIEQKVNTRNPRSTVATSTEIYDYIKLLYARTGKTYSPESNQLVKRHTVTDVTDFILSQSEGARITISCPLIRKAGRNLTTELSLLLQQGFSRLISGKDFFRIDDAIESGQVPDDKSLKILIDRFVINAQDEDLPGRISDSVQTAFYEGNGSCHLEIDTEGKITTKKFSNRFELDGITFEEPSVNLFSFNNPYGACKRCEGFGSIIGIDEDLVVPDKALSIFEEAIACWKGEKMGEWKEALVMNAYKFGFPVHKPYYELTDEQRRLLWTGNSYFKGLNDFFHYVEDQTYKIQYRVMLSRYRGKTICPECHGTRLRKDANYVKVGGKPVSEILLMPVTEALAFFTHISLDEHEQKIAQRLLIEIVTRLQFLEDVGLGYLSLNRQSSTLSGGESQRINLATSLGSNLVGSMYILDEPSIGLHPRDTHRLINVLMNLRNLGNSVIVVEHDEEIIRSSDYIIDIGPLAGNQGGEVVFAGTFEEMLEQRNSLTAKYISKELNIPVPARRRRWKEYIEIIGARENNLKGIDVKFPLNILTVITGVSGSGKSSLVRNILYPALRKIHGGNNEKTGRFGRLSGDYDRISLTEFVDQNPIGRSSRSNPATYLKAFDDIRNLFADLQLSKVRGYKPGYFSFNIPGGRCEECEGEGIVKIEMQFMADLSLTCESCGGKRFKEEVLDAKFQDKSIVDILEMTVDQSIEFFSQATTHLSTCRRIVEKLKPLNDVGLGYLELGQSSSTLSGGEAQRIKLAYFLTKGGSQSPTLFIFDEPTTGLHFHDIRKLMDAFDALIEKGHTIIVIEHNQEVIKCADWLIDLGPEGGESGGYVVFEGVPEDLVKVENSYTGKYLKEKLS
- the nth gene encoding endonuclease III is translated as MKKAERYKKILEYFTLNQPVAETELVYSSPYELLVSVILSAQCTDKRVNIITPVFFKRFPSVDMLAVAKEEEVFELIKSCSYPNNKTRHLAGMARMIVEDYNGTVPSDVEHLQKLPGVGRKTAHVMASVAFNQPKLAVDTHVFRVAARIGLTYRAKNPLQTELQLVRYIPEDKISLAHHWLILHGRYVCQARRPKCEVCGISQFCKYYEMQEKKKII